A region from the Kryptolebias marmoratus isolate JLee-2015 linkage group LG9, ASM164957v2, whole genome shotgun sequence genome encodes:
- the prpf19 gene encoding pre-mRNA-processing factor 19, whose product MSLVCAICNEVPEHPCISPVSNHVFERRLIEKYIAENGTDPMNGQPLSEEQLVDIKVTHPIRPKAPSATSIPAILKSLQDEWDAVMLHSFTLRQQLQTTRQELSHALYQHDAACRVIARLNKEVTAAREALATLKPQAGLVTPQAVPASQPAAAGAGGEPMEISEQVGMTPEIIQKLQDKATILTTERKKRGKTVPEELVRAEDLSKYRQMASHAGLHSASVPGILALDVCPSDTNKVLTGGADKNVVVFDKSEEQIVVTLKGHAKKVTSVIFHPSQSMVFSASPDATIRVWSVTGGNCVQVVRAHEAGVTGLSLHATGDYLLSSSEDQYWAFSDIQTGRVLTKVTDESAGCALTCAQFHPDGLIFGTGTADSQIKIWDLKERTNVANFPGHSGPVTSIAFSENGYYLATGAQDSSVKLWDLRKLKNFKTITLDNNYEVKSLVFDQSGTYLAVGGSDIRVYICKQWSEVLNFTDHTGLVTGVAFGENAKFLTSAGMDRSLRFYSL is encoded by the exons ATGTCTTTGGTTTGTGCGA TCTGCAACGAGGTGCCGGAGCACCCGTGCATCTCCCCGGTGTCCAATCATGTGTTCGAGCGCAGGCTGATCGAGAAGTACATCGCGGAGAACGGGACGGACCCGATGAACGGACAGCCCCTGTCCGAGGAGCAGCTGGTGGACATTAAAG tgACTCATCCTATTAGACCAAAGGCTCCATCAGCAACAAGCATCCCTGCCATTCTCAAGTCTCTTCAGGATGAGTGG GATGCTGTCATGCTTCATAGCTTCACCTtgcggcagcagctgcagacgaCTCGCCAAGAACTCTCACACGCTCTTTATCAACACGACGCCGCCTGCAGAGTCATCGCTCGACTCAACAAGGAGGTCACTGCTGCCAGAGAAG ctCTTGCGACACTTAAGCCTCAAGCTGGACTGGTGACCCCTCAGGCAGTCCCAGCCtctcagccagcagcagca GGTGCTGGAGGAGAGCCTATGGAGATCAGCGAACAGGTGGGAATGACTCCAGAGATCATTCAGAAG ctcCAAGACAAGGCTACCATCCTcaccacagagagaaaaaag aGAGGAAAAACCGTTCCCGAGGAGCTGGTCAGAGCTGAGGATCTCAGCAAATATCGCCAAATGGCCTCTCACGCT ggtCTTCATAGTGCCAGTGTTCCTGGCATTCTGGCTCTGGATGTGTGTCCCTCAGACACCAACAAAGTGCTCACTG GTGGAGCTGATAAGAACGTTGTGGTGTTTGACAAGAGTGAGGAGCAGATTGTGGTGACTCTTAAAGGTCACGCCAAAAAAGTCACCTCTGTCATTTTCCATCCATCTCAG TCTATGGTCTTCTCTGCCTCTCCTGACGCCACCATCCGTGTGTGGTCCGTTACCGGGGGCAACTGCGTACAGGTGGTGCGTGCCCACGAGGCAGGTGTCACCGGACTCTCTCTGCACGCCACTGGAGACTACCTGCTCAGCTCCTCCGAGGATCAG tACTGGGCCTTTTCTGATATTCAAACTGGTAGAGTTCTCACCAAAGTTACTGATGAAAGTGCTGGCTGCG CTCTCACCTGTGCTCAGTTCCACCCCGATGGACTCATTTTCGGCACCGGTACGGCCGACTCCCAGATTAAAATTTGGGATCTGAAGGAGCGCACCAACGTGGCCAACTTCCCGGGCCACTCTGGACCCGTCACCTCCATTGCGTTCTCCGAGAACGGATACTATCTGGCCACAG gcGCTCAGGATAGCTCTGTGAAACTGTGGGATCTGAGGAAACTGAAAAACTTCAAAACCATCACTCTGGACAACAACTATGAG GTGAAGTCCCTCGTGTTTGATCAGAGCGGGACGTACCTGGCTGTCGGAGGATCGGACATTCGTGTCTACATCTGCAAGCAATGGTCTGAGGTCCTCAACTTCACag ACCATACCGGGTTGGTGACTGGAGTGGCCTTTGGAGAAAATGCGAAGTTCCTGACGTCTGCAGGAATGGACAGAAGTCTCCGATTTTACAGTTTGTAG